A window from Leifsonia shinshuensis encodes these proteins:
- a CDS encoding MFS transporter, translating into MPVLSARPPWKETFASLRVPNYRRFAASNLVANTAVWMQRIAMDWLVLQLSGSVAAVGVTVFMQFTPMLLFGLWGGVITDRYSKQRLLVVTQSCAAALAALLAVLTLSGVIEVWHVYAISFVLGLVTVVDNPARQVFVNELVGPKYLRNAISLNSSIFQLGGLIGPALGGILITAVGGGWSFAINAVACLAVVFAVATLKRSELHASPAAPRTKGQLAEGMRYVRRKPVIFWTIVMVAVVAVFAFNMPVFLAAYANDVYHVGAQGYGMFNALVAAGALTGALASTRRTSVRLSMVVGTAAALGIVQALAGFAPGELAFGMLLIGVGVGNLLFITAANSLVQMSSNLQIRGRVISLYILVLLGGQALGGPLMGWIVEQVGPHIAMAISGLVPAAAAAVVAVLIAHQAQLRLRFGLRGRRPVIAIVNRAGKSGTTL; encoded by the coding sequence ATGCCGGTCCTCTCCGCCCGCCCGCCGTGGAAGGAGACCTTCGCCTCCCTCCGCGTGCCGAACTACCGGCGCTTCGCCGCGAGCAACCTGGTCGCCAACACGGCGGTGTGGATGCAGCGCATCGCGATGGACTGGCTGGTCCTGCAGCTCTCCGGCAGCGTCGCCGCGGTCGGGGTGACCGTGTTCATGCAGTTCACCCCCATGCTGCTGTTCGGCCTGTGGGGCGGAGTGATCACGGATCGCTACTCCAAGCAGCGCCTGCTCGTCGTCACCCAGTCGTGCGCGGCTGCGCTCGCCGCGCTCCTCGCCGTGCTGACCCTGAGCGGTGTCATCGAGGTGTGGCACGTCTACGCGATCTCGTTCGTGCTCGGCCTCGTCACGGTCGTCGACAACCCGGCGCGCCAGGTGTTCGTGAACGAGCTGGTCGGCCCGAAGTACCTCCGGAACGCGATCAGCCTCAACTCCTCGATCTTCCAGCTCGGCGGCCTGATCGGACCGGCGCTGGGCGGCATCCTCATCACGGCGGTGGGTGGCGGGTGGTCGTTCGCGATCAACGCCGTCGCGTGCCTCGCGGTGGTGTTCGCGGTCGCGACCCTGAAGCGCTCCGAACTGCACGCGTCGCCGGCGGCCCCGCGCACCAAGGGGCAGCTCGCCGAGGGGATGCGGTACGTGCGCCGCAAGCCGGTGATCTTCTGGACCATCGTCATGGTCGCCGTCGTCGCGGTCTTCGCGTTCAACATGCCGGTGTTCCTCGCCGCGTACGCGAACGACGTCTACCACGTGGGCGCCCAGGGCTACGGGATGTTCAACGCGCTCGTCGCCGCCGGCGCACTCACCGGGGCGCTCGCATCCACCCGGCGCACCAGCGTGCGGCTGTCGATGGTCGTCGGCACGGCGGCCGCCCTGGGGATCGTGCAGGCGCTGGCGGGATTCGCCCCCGGCGAGCTGGCGTTCGGGATGCTGCTGATCGGCGTCGGCGTCGGCAACCTGCTGTTCATCACGGCGGCGAACTCGCTGGTGCAGATGTCGTCGAACCTGCAGATCCGCGGCCGTGTGATCTCGCTGTACATCCTGGTGCTGCTCGGCGGCCAGGCGCTCGGCGGGCCGCTGATGGGGTGGATCGTGGAGCAGGTCGGCCCGCACATCGCGATGGCGATCTCCGGGCTCGTCCCCGCCGCCGCGGCCGCGGTCGTCGCCGTGCTGATCGCCCACCAGGCGCAGCTGCGGCTGCGGTTCGGCCTGCGCGGACGGCGCCCGGTCATCGCGATCGTGAACCGCGCGGGCAAGTCCGGCACGACGCTCTGA
- the orn gene encoding oligoribonuclease translates to MATSSDRLVWIDCEMTGLDLEVDELVEIAVVITDFELNVLDPGLSIVIKPDDSALEHMGDFVRQMHTTSGLIDEIPNGKSLAEAEYEVLEYVLKFAPTARTAPLAGNTIGTDRMFLAKYMPRLDNHLHYRNVDVSSIKELARRWFPRIYFNAPEKNGGHRALADILESIRELDYYRSAAFVAPPGPSTEDTQALRDGVVEKWAPRMY, encoded by the coding sequence ATGGCTACCTCCTCGGATCGACTGGTCTGGATCGACTGCGAGATGACCGGCCTCGACCTCGAGGTCGACGAGCTCGTCGAGATCGCGGTGGTGATCACCGACTTCGAGCTGAACGTGCTCGACCCGGGCCTCAGCATCGTCATCAAGCCCGACGACTCGGCCCTCGAGCACATGGGCGACTTCGTGCGGCAGATGCACACTACCTCGGGGCTCATCGACGAGATCCCGAACGGCAAGAGCCTCGCCGAGGCCGAGTACGAGGTGCTGGAGTACGTGCTCAAGTTCGCGCCGACCGCGCGCACCGCGCCGCTCGCCGGCAACACCATCGGCACCGACCGGATGTTCCTCGCGAAGTACATGCCGCGGCTGGACAACCACCTGCACTACCGGAACGTCGACGTGTCCTCCATCAAGGAGCTCGCGCGCCGCTGGTTCCCCCGCATCTACTTCAACGCTCCCGAGAAGAACGGCGGGCACCGCGCGCTGGCCGACATCCTCGAGTCCATCCGCGAGCTCGACTACTACCGCTCCGCCGCGTTCGTCGCGCCTCCCGGCCCGAGCACGGAGGACACCCAGGCGCTGAGGGACGGCGTCGTGGAAAAATGGGCTCCCCGCATGTACTAG